The region CGTGGTACTTGGCGCCGCTGTCCACCCCGCCGTGACCGGGGTCGATCGCCACAACCCGGCCCGCCAATGCCGCCAGGTCGGCATCGCCCACCTCCTCCGGGCCGGGAAAATTCGCCGTCAGCAGGTTCACCGCCACCGCCGCCGCCACGCCGATAACCGCCGCCACCCCCAGGCTGCGCCGCCTCAGACTGACCAGCCACATTGTTATCCCCGCCTTTCCCTACGAAAATATGCCGCCGCCGCGGCCGTTATGTCGCGGGGATGGGGTGGGAAGTATAGCCAAAAGGGGACAAGTCCGCTAAAATATACTTAGTCGACTGCGCTAAAAGTTCATCTGCTGCGTTGCTCCTCAGAGCGCTTGCTAGCGTACGTCATAAGTACGCGTCGCGGCGCGCTCTCACCCTTTCGGGTATAAGCGATCACATCAACGCTAAAGCGTTGTGTGTCTGCTTATCCGGTGCGCCTTGCATCTGAAGCTTTTATCGCAGTCTCCGGCTACATTTTTTGCCTGGAGGATATATGCGCGGCAAATTCCTGTTATTTCTGCTGATAGTCTTCGTAGCCGCCTTCGTCTGGGCGGGGGGCGGCAAACTGGCGCCCCAGTTCGCACCGCCAAAGCTTCCGGAAGTAAAAGCCGACGCCGACAGCGCCTGGATGCGCGCCTACCGCGTCTTCGCCCTCAAAAAGGCTGTCGCGGCTACCGTCGACCGCAAAAACTACATTCCCCTCAAAGACATCCCCCTCACCTTGCAGCAGGCCGTCATCGCCGTCGAGGACCACCGTTTTTACCGCCACATCGGCCTTGACATCGAGGGCATCCTGCGGGCCGCGCTCGTCAACCTCCAACACGGCGCCATCGCGGAAGGCGGCAGCACCATTACCCAGCAACTGGTCAAAAACCTCTTCCTGACCTCCGAACAAACCTGGGGCCGCAAACTCGAAGAAGTCGTCCTGGCGCTCGACATGGAATTGCGCTATTCAAAAGAAGAAATTCTTGAGCTCTATCTCAACAGCATCTACTTCGGCTCCGGCGCCAATGGCATCGGCCAGGCGAGCAAAATCTACTTCGCCAAAAAACCGGCCGCGCTGACCCTGGCCGAAAGCGCCCTGCTGGCCGGCCTGCCCAACGCCCCGTCCCTCTACTCCCCCTACGTCGACCCGGCGGCCGCCAGACAGCGCCAGGCGGTTGTTTTAAACGCCATGGCCAAATATAACTACATCGGCCCCACCACCGCCCAGGAGGCCAGGCAGGCGCCGCTTCGCCTGGCAAAATGAAAACGGCCCGGCTCCCGCCGGGTCGTTTTTTCGTAGCCGCGCCCTATTTGAAAACATTCTCCTGGAAGCTCCAGTTCTTGGTGTCGTTCGGGTCGACCGTATTGCGTTTGAGCGTGCGCTCGACAACGATCTCGGAAATATAAGTATCGCCGTTGATGGCCTTCGGGTCCTTGATATACGTGCCCTCGCCCTTGATGTTGAAGGAAACCAGCGTGTACATCCCGGGAACGGACTGCGGCTCTTTGGCGACCATGACCCCCAGCGTTACCGGCGATTTCTCGTCAAGGAAGTTTTTGGTCAGCTTCTCGCGGGTGGTGAAGACATGCGCCTCGGGAGAAGTCACCAGCGCATAAACCTCAGGGAAATAGACTTTCAGTTCCTTGAGCTGGATGGCCCAGTCGGGAGTAAAGCGCTGCGCCCGGACGTACGGGTTCTTGTCCCCTTTCTTCTCCGCGTACATTACGTCCAGCTGAACCTTGACGTCCTTGGCCATATAATAATAGATATAAGTACTGGCCACTTCCTTGCCGCCAGTCTCCCAGTCGGCCTTAGTCCAAATCCGGCCGTTGTCGTCAAGCACCATCCGGTACTCCCCGAACTTGGCCACGATATCCGAACGCTTGTCGTCGAGGCCGGCGAAGGCTGTTTGGGCGATGAAAAGGCAGGATACAAGCACGAGCAACGCAACCGTTTTTTTCATGGCAAAACCCCCAAGTTGTAATATCTTCTAAGGATAATTATACCTGCAGGCTGCTTTCTCCTGCCGGCACGCTTGCAAGGCTGCAATAAAAAAGCGCCCGGACATATCCGGGCGCTTGCGCTGTTAACGTTTGGAGAACTGGGAAGCTTTGCGGGCCTTTTTGAGGCCGTACTTACGGCGTTCCTTCTCGCGCGGGTCGCGGGTGAGGAGGCCGGCTTTCTTCAGGACGGGGCGATATTCGCCGTCGACCCGAAGCAGGGCGCGGGCGATTCCGTGACGGACAGCGCCGGCCTGGCCGGTGGGGCCGCCGCCCTCGACTTTGGCGATGACGTCGTACTTGCCGATGGCGTCGGTAACGCTAAGCGGCTGTTTAACGATCAATTCGAGGGTCTTAAGACCGAAATATTGATCCAGCGGACGGCCGTTGACGACGATGTTGCCTTCGCCCGCCACGAGGCGGACCCTGGCTACCGATGTCTTCCTGCGGCCGGTGCCGTAATAGTTGACAATTGCCATTCCAATCTTCCTCCTTCCGGCGACTATCTCAAGTTGAGTTCGAGGGCTTCGGGCTTCTGCGCCTCATGCGGGTGGCTCGGCCCGCGGTATACCTTGAGCTTGCGGTACATCTGACGGCCCAGCCGGTTTTTCGGCAGCATCCCTTTGACAGCCAGCTCGATAACCCTCTCCGGCCGCTCGGCCAGCATCTTGCCGGCGGTGGTGAAAGTCGTGCCGCCCGGATAGCCGGAGTGGCGGAAATAAGTTTTCTGCACCAGCTTGTTGCCGGTGAGGTGAATCTTCGCGGCGTTGACGACGATGATATGGTCGCCGGTATCCATATGGGGGGTATAGGTCGGCTTGTGTTTGCCGCGCAGCATCTTGGCGACTTCAGCAGCCAGACGGCCGAGCGTCTTGCCTTCAGCGTCTATGACATACCACTTGCGTTCTATAGTGGCAGGGCTAGCCATAAATGACTTCATACTTTCCCTCCTTCAAGCAGCAATAAAACAACATCCGTTTCCTTCTTCAGCCACGATTTTCCGGGGCAGGAAATCACAGCAGATAAGGCCACGAAAATATTGTATTAGAAAGGGTTGTCAATGTCAAGGCTTTATCCTTGGCATTCGGCATTTTTTTAGGGCGAGCGGATAAAAAGTCCATCTGCGGCGTCCCGCTCGCACCCTCTTAATACAGCACCTGCTTTAAGTATAACCCTTGCGGCGGGGCAGTTATACCGGCTTTGTTCCTATCCCGCGACGCCAATATCGCCGCGAAATCCTCTTCATTTATCCGGCCTAGGCCGACGTCGACCAACGTCCCCACAAGGTTGCGCACCATATGGTACAAAAAACCCGTCCCCCAGAAAGAGAACTCGGCCAGCGGCCCGTCCCGGCGGCAGGAAGCGGCCAGGATAGTGCGCACCGGGTTTACAGGCGCGCCGCCGGCCGCCCGGAAAGCCGAGAAGTCGTGCTCGCCCACCGCCCGCTGCGCGGCAGCGTGCATCGCGGCTGCATCAGGTTCGTCGGCCAGATGCCAGGCGTAATTGCGCAGAAAGGGATCGGGTACAGGACCCGTATCCAGGCGATAGTAATAAATCTTGCTCTTGGCCGAAAAGCGGGCATGGAAAGCAGCGTCCACCTCCTCCGCCGCCGTAACCACGATAGCGTCTGGCAGCACACTCCGCGCCGCCAGTGCTATCCGGTCGGTCGGGATGGAGCCGGTCGTCCTGAGGCTCACCACCTGACCGTAGGCGTGAACGCCCGCGTCGGTGCGCCCGGCGCCCGCCACCTTCACAGGGTGCCCGAAAATCTTCGCCAGTCGCTCCTCCAGCACCTGCTGGATTGTCAAAGCGTTCGCCTGACGCTGAAAGCCGTGGAACTCCGTGCCGTCGTAAGCTACCGTCAGCTTAAGGGTACGTTCCATCGCAGCACCCCCAGCAACGCAAGCAGGGCGAGCACGACGGCGAACGCCACTCCGTCCCGCGCCGCAAGTCGCAGTTCCTTCATACGGGTGCGGTTTTCGCCGCCCCGGTAGCAGCGGGCCTCCATCGCCACCGCCAGCTCGTCGGCGCGGCGAAACGCGCTGATGAACAGCGGCACCAAAAGCGGCACCATGTTCTTGGCCCGCTTCACGATGTTGCCGCGGGTGAAATCGGCGCCGCGGGCCATCTGGGCCTTCATGATGCGGTCGGTTTCCTCCAGCAGCGTAGGGATAAAGCGCAGGGCGATCGTCATCATCATCGCCAGCTCGTGAGCCGGCAGCCCGAAGCGCCGGAAAGGATTGAGCAGCCGCTCGATGCCGTCGGTAAGCACGATCGGCGACGTGGTGAAGGTCAACAGCGACGACATGACGATGAGGAAAATCAGGCGGGCGGCCATCAGGGCCCCCTGCCGCACGCCTTCCAGGGTCGCCGTCAGCGGCCCCAGGGTGTAGATTACCTTGCCGGGAGTGGAAAAAATATGAATGAGGAGCGTGATGAGAATTATGATCCACAGCGGCCGGATGGACCGCAGCACAAGGCGGACGGGCACCCCCGACACGAATACGGTCAGCAAGGCGAACGCAGTCACCAGCCCGTACGAGGCGTAGCTCTCGGCAAGAAATATGCCGGCGACGAACAGTACGGTCCCCACCAGCTTGGTGCGCGGATCGAGACGGTGCAGAAAGGACGAGCCGGGGAAATATTGGCCAAGAGTGATATCGGTCAGCATGCCCCCCGCCTCCTCACCGCGGCCGCAATCGACGCCGCGGCTTCCTCGACGGTCAGCGCGGCCGCATCTACATCGAGCCCCCGCCCGGCCAGCCTCGCCATCAGCGCCGTTACCCCCGGCACCGCCACCCCGGCCGCCTTCAGCTCAGCGGCGTGGCGGAAAATTTCCCGCGGCGGACCGTCAAGGCTCACCGCCCCGTCATGCATCACCACCAGCCGCTTCACCAGCCGGGCCACTTCTTCCATGTTGTGAGAAATGAGCACCACCGTCACGCCTGTCGTCTCGTGGAGCCTCACCACCTCGGAGAATATCTCGTCGCGGCCGCGGGGATCGAGGCCGGCGGAAGGCTCGTCCAGGATCAGATAAGATGGCTGGAGGGCCACCACGCCGGCGATCGCCACCCGGCGCATCTGTCCGCCGCTCAGGCGGAACGGCGACCGTTTGGCGAACGCGGCAAAATCCAGGCCGACGAAATCGAGCGCCAGCCGCACCCGCTCTTCCATCTCGTCGGCGGCGAGACCGAGATTGCGCGGTCCGAAGGCCACGTCATCGAACACCGTCTCCTCAAACAACTGGTGCTCGGGATATTGGAACACCATTCCCACCTTGCGGCGGGCCAGCCTGGCCGCTTCCCCCTTGGCGGCGAGGTCCGCGCCGTCCACCGCGACAGTGCCGCGGCTAGGCTTCAGCAGCCCGTTCATATTCTGCACCAGCGTCGACTTGCCCGAGCCGGTATGACCGATGACGCCGATAAACTCGCCCTGTTCCACGGTCAGGCTGACATTCTTCAGCGCGGTCCGCTCATACGGCGTGCCCGGCATATAAACATAGCTCACATCCCTGAGCTCTATCGACATAGCGCCACCGCCAGTTCCTCGTCGGTGATTATTGCCTCGGGCACGGCAATCCCCGCCGCCCTGAG is a window of Selenomonadales bacterium 4137-cl DNA encoding:
- a CDS encoding transglycosylase domain-containing protein; this encodes MRGKFLLFLLIVFVAAFVWAGGGKLAPQFAPPKLPEVKADADSAWMRAYRVFALKKAVAATVDRKNYIPLKDIPLTLQQAVIAVEDHRFYRHIGLDIEGILRAALVNLQHGAIAEGGSTITQQLVKNLFLTSEQTWGRKLEEVVLALDMELRYSKEEILELYLNSIYFGSGANGIGQASKIYFAKKPAALTLAESALLAGLPNAPSLYSPYVDPAAARQRQAVVLNAMAKYNYIGPTTAQEARQAPLRLAK
- the rplM gene encoding 50S ribosomal protein L13, which translates into the protein MKSFMASPATIERKWYVIDAEGKTLGRLAAEVAKMLRGKHKPTYTPHMDTGDHIIVVNAAKIHLTGNKLVQKTYFRHSGYPGGTTFTTAGKMLAERPERVIELAVKGMLPKNRLGRQMYRKLKVYRGPSHPHEAQKPEALELNLR
- a CDS encoding energy-coupling factor transporter ATPase, whose protein sequence is MSIELRDVSYVYMPGTPYERTALKNVSLTVEQGEFIGVIGHTGSGKSTLVQNMNGLLKPSRGTVAVDGADLAAKGEAARLARRKVGMVFQYPEHQLFEETVFDDVAFGPRNLGLAADEMEERVRLALDFVGLDFAAFAKRSPFRLSGGQMRRVAIAGVVALQPSYLILDEPSAGLDPRGRDEIFSEVVRLHETTGVTVVLISHNMEEVARLVKRLVVMHDGAVSLDGPPREIFRHAAELKAAGVAVPGVTALMARLAGRGLDVDAAALTVEEAAASIAAAVRRRGAC
- the rpsI gene encoding 30S ribosomal protein S9 — encoded protein: MAIVNYYGTGRRKTSVARVRLVAGEGNIVVNGRPLDQYFGLKTLELIVKQPLSVTDAIGKYDVIAKVEGGGPTGQAGAVRHGIARALLRVDGEYRPVLKKAGLLTRDPREKERRKYGLKKARKASQFSKR
- the truA gene encoding tRNA pseudouridine(38-40) synthase TruA — its product is MERTLKLTVAYDGTEFHGFQRQANALTIQQVLEERLAKIFGHPVKVAGAGRTDAGVHAYGQVVSLRTTGSIPTDRIALAARSVLPDAIVVTAAEEVDAAFHARFSAKSKIYYYRLDTGPVPDPFLRNYAWHLADEPDAAAMHAAAQRAVGEHDFSAFRAAGGAPVNPVRTILAASCRRDGPLAEFSFWGTGFLYHMVRNLVGTLVDVGLGRINEEDFAAILASRDRNKAGITAPPQGLYLKQVLY
- a CDS encoding energy-coupling factor transporter transmembrane component T is translated as MLTDITLGQYFPGSSFLHRLDPRTKLVGTVLFVAGIFLAESYASYGLVTAFALLTVFVSGVPVRLVLRSIRPLWIIILITLLIHIFSTPGKVIYTLGPLTATLEGVRQGALMAARLIFLIVMSSLLTFTTSPIVLTDGIERLLNPFRRFGLPAHELAMMMTIALRFIPTLLEETDRIMKAQMARGADFTRGNIVKRAKNMVPLLVPLFISAFRRADELAVAMEARCYRGGENRTRMKELRLAARDGVAFAVVLALLALLGVLRWNVPLS